A part of Calditrichota bacterium genomic DNA contains:
- the purE gene encoding 5-(carboxyamino)imidazole ribonucleotide mutase — protein MAAPRVLVLTGSPNDLPLMQAGQEYFDYFGITVEFVVSSAHRNPDQTAKLAAQARSNGYGAVVCAAGMAAHLAGVVAAHSDLPVIGVPLPGGISDGLDALLATVQMPAGVPVATLAVGKAGAVNAAVLCARIFSLTDPAIHERLQSFIANGAKLPKPAG, from the coding sequence ATGGCCGCACCACGGGTCCTCGTCCTGACCGGATCTCCAAATGACCTTCCGCTGATGCAGGCGGGGCAGGAATATTTCGACTACTTCGGCATCACCGTTGAGTTTGTCGTCTCGTCCGCGCACCGCAACCCGGATCAGACGGCGAAGTTGGCAGCGCAGGCGCGCAGCAATGGCTATGGAGCCGTCGTTTGCGCGGCGGGAATGGCCGCGCATCTGGCCGGAGTCGTCGCGGCTCACTCCGACCTGCCGGTGATCGGCGTCCCGTTGCCGGGAGGTATCTCCGACGGCCTCGACGCCCTCCTGGCAACGGTGCAGATGCCGGCCGGCGTCCCGGTGGCAACGCTCGCCGTCGGCAAAGCCGGAGCCGTCAATGCCGCCGTCTTATGCGCGCGCATCTTTAGTCTGACCGATCCGGCAATTCACGAACGACTTCAGTCCTTCATTGCGAACGGAGCCAAACTGCCCAAGCCGGCCGGATGA